The Qingshengfaniella alkalisoli sequence GGACACCATGCCAAGTCCGATCAGCACGACATTCGGCTTGCGCAACGCAAATTGCGATTGTGACATTTTTGAACAACTCCCGGCCCGATCAAGCTGGGCCCTTCCCTGAGCTCATCCTTGCGGCTGTGGATGAGAATGGCAAGCAGCGATGGCTACAAATCTTTGAAAAGATACAGAAGGAAACGCCTTACGTTATTCTTTCGTCATGCGACATGTTGTAAAAATAGGTAATGCGTACTCGGCTTCAGATTGACGACTTCTACCCAGACTTTTACTGTCGTGTGACCTCGGACGGAATGGGAGAGCCGTTGTGACGCAATCGACATCACAGGAGATCCGGCCTGATGGAAAAGACCGTTCCAATCGGGATTGGAGCCTTGCCGATCAGGTCTATGAGGAAGTGCTGCGTCGGATCGTCGAAGGGGAGTTTCCGGAAAACAGCAAGCTGCCATCCGAGAATAGCCTAAGCGAACAATTGGGCGTGTCACGCCCGGTGCTGCGGCAGGCGTTGTCGCAGCTTCGTGACGACGGGATCGTTCTTTCGAGACAAGGCTCCGGTTCTTATGTGCATAAGCGGCCCGCGAAGGCGATGCTGAGCTTCGCTCCCGTGGGATCAATCGCGGATATCCAACGGACGTTCGAGTTCAGGATCACCATTGAGTCAGAAGCCGCCGCGCTCGCGGCAAAACGCTGGAACGAGCAGTCCTTGGGACGAATCGAACAGGCACTGAAGGCGCTGGATGGCTGCATTGAGACGGGGGCGCTTGGCGCAGACGCTGACGA is a genomic window containing:
- a CDS encoding FadR/GntR family transcriptional regulator; this encodes MTQSTSQEIRPDGKDRSNRDWSLADQVYEEVLRRIVEGEFPENSKLPSENSLSEQLGVSRPVLRQALSQLRDDGIVLSRQGSGSYVHKRPAKAMLSFAPVGSIADIQRTFEFRITIESEAAALAAKRWNEQSLGRIEQALKALDGCIETGALGADADEEFHLAIASATDNHYFMSTRASMKPQILMGMNLARSLSLTVSSDRLKLVQSEHYEILDAIRRRDSDAAHKAMRRHVENARTRIFDGTPASH